A portion of the Streptomyces sp. NBC_00376 genome contains these proteins:
- a CDS encoding proline--tRNA ligase translates to MAQVQRMSRLMIKTLRDDPADAETLNHKLLVRAGYVRRTAAGIWTWLPLGKKVLENITRVVREEMDAIGGQEVLLPALLPKEAYEASGRYDEYGDLLFRLKDRKGADYLLGPTHEEIFTQVVKDMCSSYKDLPVILYQIQTKYRDEARPRAGVLRGREFQMKDSYSFDTTDEGLAEAYQLHRAAYIRIFERLGLDHRIVSAVSGAMGGSASEEFLAPAPAGEDTFVDCPDCDYAANTEAVTFKAVAADGSAHGPVEELDTPDTPTIESLAALLGVDASATLKNLLVKVDGEIVAVGVPGDREVDLGKLGEHLAPAVVELVTAEDFEDRPDLVRGYVGPQGLEKVRFIADPRIAAGTAWITGANKPGTHAKNVVAGRDFEVDDYLDVVVVEAGDPCPNCGAGLRVDRAIEIGHIFQLGRKYADIFSLDVLGQQGKPVRVTMGSYGIGVSRAVAALAEQTADDKGLCWPREIAPADVHVVAAGKALQTELALDVSEKLNAAGLRVLVDDRPGISPGVKFTDSELIGVPKILVAGRRSAEGVLELKDRRTGEREELTVDEAIARLTAGS, encoded by the coding sequence ATGGCCCAGGTCCAGCGCATGTCCCGATTGATGATCAAGACACTGCGCGACGACCCGGCCGACGCCGAGACGCTCAACCACAAGCTGCTCGTCCGGGCCGGCTACGTACGTCGCACCGCGGCCGGAATCTGGACCTGGCTGCCGCTCGGCAAGAAGGTCCTGGAGAACATCACCCGCGTCGTGCGCGAGGAGATGGACGCCATCGGCGGCCAGGAGGTGCTGCTGCCCGCGCTGCTGCCCAAGGAGGCGTACGAGGCGAGCGGCCGGTACGACGAGTACGGCGACCTGCTGTTCCGGCTCAAGGACCGCAAGGGCGCCGACTACCTCCTCGGCCCCACCCACGAGGAGATCTTCACCCAGGTCGTCAAGGACATGTGCTCGTCCTACAAGGACCTGCCCGTGATCCTGTACCAGATCCAGACCAAGTACCGCGACGAGGCCCGTCCCCGCGCCGGTGTGCTGCGCGGCCGTGAGTTCCAGATGAAGGACTCGTACTCCTTCGACACCACCGACGAGGGTCTCGCCGAGGCGTACCAGCTGCACCGCGCCGCCTACATCCGGATCTTCGAGCGCCTCGGCCTCGACCACCGGATCGTCTCCGCCGTCTCCGGCGCCATGGGCGGTTCCGCCTCCGAGGAGTTCCTCGCGCCCGCCCCGGCCGGCGAGGACACCTTCGTCGACTGCCCCGACTGCGACTACGCCGCCAACACCGAGGCCGTGACCTTCAAGGCGGTCGCCGCGGACGGCTCGGCGCACGGCCCCGTCGAGGAGCTGGACACCCCCGACACCCCGACCATCGAGTCGCTCGCCGCGCTCCTGGGCGTCGACGCCTCCGCGACCCTGAAGAACCTGCTGGTCAAGGTCGACGGCGAGATCGTGGCCGTGGGCGTGCCCGGCGACCGCGAGGTCGACCTCGGCAAGCTCGGCGAGCACCTGGCGCCCGCCGTCGTCGAACTGGTCACCGCCGAGGACTTCGAGGACCGTCCCGACCTGGTACGCGGCTACGTCGGCCCGCAGGGACTGGAGAAGGTCCGCTTCATCGCCGACCCCCGCATCGCCGCCGGCACCGCCTGGATCACCGGTGCGAACAAGCCCGGCACCCACGCGAAGAACGTCGTCGCGGGCCGCGACTTCGAGGTCGACGACTACCTCGACGTCGTCGTCGTCGAGGCGGGCGACCCCTGCCCCAACTGCGGCGCCGGCCTCCGGGTGGACCGTGCCATCGAGATCGGCCACATCTTCCAGCTCGGCCGCAAGTACGCCGACATCTTCTCCCTCGACGTCCTCGGCCAGCAGGGCAAGCCCGTCCGCGTCACCATGGGCTCGTACGGCATCGGCGTCTCCCGCGCCGTGGCCGCGCTCGCCGAGCAGACCGCCGACGACAAGGGCCTGTGCTGGCCCCGCGAGATCGCCCCGGCCGACGTCCACGTCGTCGCGGCGGGCAAGGCGCTCCAGACCGAGCTGGCGCTCGACGTCTCCGAGAAGCTGAACGCCGCCGGCCTGCGCGTCCTGGTCGACGACCGTCCGGGCATCTCGCCCGGCGTCAAGTTCACCGACTCCGAGCTCATCGGCGTCCCGAAGATCCTCGTCGCCGGCCGCCGCTCGGCCGAGGGCGTCCTGGAGCTGAAGGACCGCCGCACCGGCGAGCGCGAGGAGCTCACCGTCGACGAGGCGATCGCCCGCCTCACCGCCGGCAGCTGA
- a CDS encoding ferritin-like domain-containing protein: MSAGTRKAAQAALAAEHAAVYGYGVVGGRVAEGRRAEAAAAHHAHRARRDALVRTVRGLGGEPVAAQAAYALPFAVPDPAAAVRLAAVLEDRVAGVYSDLVRAAEGPLRREAADAMREAAVRAVRWRGSGVAFPGLAERASEGTGAKTGTAAKTGAGGTNGSGATH, encoded by the coding sequence ATGAGCGCCGGGACACGGAAGGCCGCACAGGCGGCCCTGGCCGCCGAGCACGCGGCGGTGTACGGGTACGGGGTGGTCGGCGGCCGGGTCGCCGAGGGCCGCCGGGCCGAGGCGGCGGCGGCCCACCACGCGCACCGGGCCCGGCGCGACGCGCTGGTGCGGACCGTGCGCGGACTGGGCGGTGAGCCGGTGGCGGCACAGGCCGCGTACGCTCTGCCGTTCGCCGTGCCGGACCCGGCCGCGGCGGTGCGGCTGGCGGCCGTGCTGGAGGACCGGGTCGCGGGCGTGTACTCCGACCTCGTCCGGGCCGCCGAGGGGCCGCTCAGGCGGGAGGCCGCCGACGCGATGCGGGAGGCCGCGGTGCGGGCGGTCCGCTGGCGGGGCAGCGGCGTAGCCTTTCCCGGGCTCGCCGAGCGGGCCTCCGAAGGCACCGGCGCGAAGACCGGGACGGCCGCGAAGACCGGGGCCGGTGGGACGAACGGGTCCGGCGCGACGCACTGA
- a CDS encoding GNAT family N-acetyltransferase: MAAVPGGGPRTPSVRIGPIDLAARVDEALAVQAVAFGLGPEEIEVRRHIVLRHLDHPHARALGATTPGGRLVGFVYGMPNERGQWWSTVVEPYLRATGCVHWLDDSFVITELHVLPEFQNHGIGRTLITTITDAVDQPRSILSAIDTESPARGLYRSLGYQDLARQVLFPSAPKPYAVMGAPLPLRRKG; the protein is encoded by the coding sequence ATGGCAGCAGTTCCCGGGGGCGGACCCCGCACTCCCAGCGTCCGGATCGGGCCCATCGATCTCGCCGCGCGCGTGGACGAGGCGCTCGCCGTACAGGCCGTCGCCTTCGGCCTGGGGCCCGAAGAGATCGAGGTACGGCGCCACATCGTCCTCAGACACCTCGACCACCCGCACGCCCGCGCCCTCGGCGCCACCACCCCCGGCGGACGGCTCGTCGGCTTCGTCTACGGGATGCCGAACGAGCGCGGCCAGTGGTGGTCCACCGTCGTCGAGCCGTACCTCCGCGCCACCGGCTGCGTGCACTGGCTCGACGACTCGTTCGTCATCACCGAACTCCACGTCCTGCCGGAGTTCCAGAACCACGGTATCGGGCGCACGCTGATCACCACCATCACCGACGCCGTCGACCAGCCCCGGTCCATCCTCTCGGCCATCGACACCGAGAGCCCGGCACGTGGTCTGTATCGCAGTCTCGGCTACCAGGACCTGGCCCGGCAGGTGCTCTTCCCCAGCGCTCCCAAGCCGTACGCCGTGATGGGGGCCCCGCTCCCGCTGCGTCGCAAGGGCTAG
- a CDS encoding aminoglycoside phosphotransferase family protein yields the protein MGFEPPQRLVRALGESYGDEGAADWLARLPALTEEALSATGQNTTVERVAAPGGRSSLVLLVTCADGTPAALKIAPPGAAPELERAALAHWNGWGAVRLIADAPGALLLERLHPEVSLRSLPEAKALLEAAGTVRRLWVEPPAGHGFETVAERTGGRIEPMRASAAADPGLEPLVSAALAAREALVAHSPELLLLHGNFRQSKVLAGERVPWLTVGPEPLVGERAYDLARLVRDRVEDLIASPGGAVTARRRIKKLADSLDVDRERLHGWTLFRAVESGTRALAAGRRQEGELTLEFASWL from the coding sequence ATGGGTTTCGAACCGCCGCAGCGTCTGGTGCGGGCGCTGGGCGAGTCGTACGGGGACGAAGGCGCCGCCGACTGGCTCGCGCGGCTTCCCGCACTGACCGAGGAAGCACTGTCCGCCACCGGGCAGAACACGACAGTGGAGCGGGTCGCCGCCCCCGGGGGCCGCAGCAGTCTGGTCCTGCTGGTGACCTGTGCCGACGGCACCCCGGCCGCGCTGAAGATCGCGCCGCCCGGGGCCGCACCCGAGCTGGAGCGGGCCGCGCTGGCCCACTGGAACGGCTGGGGTGCGGTGCGGCTCATCGCGGACGCCCCCGGCGCACTGCTGCTGGAGCGGCTGCACCCCGAGGTGTCGCTGCGCTCTCTGCCGGAGGCGAAGGCGCTGCTGGAGGCGGCCGGGACGGTGCGCAGGCTGTGGGTCGAGCCGCCGGCCGGGCACGGTTTCGAGACGGTCGCCGAACGGACCGGGGGCCGTATCGAGCCGATGCGGGCGAGCGCGGCGGCCGACCCGGGCCTGGAGCCGCTGGTCTCCGCGGCCCTCGCGGCGCGCGAGGCACTGGTCGCCCACTCCCCCGAACTCCTGCTGCTGCACGGCAACTTCCGGCAGAGCAAGGTGCTGGCCGGCGAGCGGGTGCCATGGCTGACGGTCGGTCCCGAGCCGCTGGTCGGTGAACGTGCCTACGATCTGGCGCGCCTGGTCCGCGACCGCGTCGAGGATCTGATCGCCTCCCCCGGCGGCGCGGTGACGGCCCGCCGCAGGATCAAGAAGCTCGCCGATTCGCTGGACGTGGACCGGGAGCGGCTGCACGGCTGGACGCTGTTCCGTGCGGTGGAGTCGGGGACCCGGGCGCTGGCGGCCGGCCGCCGCCAGGAGGGCGAGCTGACGCTGGAGTTCGCGAGCTGGCTGTGA
- a CDS encoding GNAT family N-acetyltransferase → MLTQTTTRVLEPSDLGAALAILESEPVANAFVTSRVQIAGLDPWRLGGEMWGWYADGRLRSLCYSGANLVPICATPEAVRAFADRARRAGRRCSSIVGPAEPTAQLWRLLEPGWGPAREVRANQPLMVTESPSADVIPDPLVRRIRKDEMDVLMPACVAMFTEEVGISPLAGDGGLLYQARVAELIGAGRSFARIDDGKVVFKAEIGAATPQACQIQGVWVAPEHRGRGLSETGMAAVLRYALADVAPLVSLYVNDYNTPARRSYARVGFQETGAFMSVLF, encoded by the coding sequence GTGTTGACGCAGACCACCACCCGGGTCCTCGAACCCAGCGACCTCGGAGCCGCTCTCGCCATCCTGGAGAGCGAGCCCGTCGCCAACGCCTTCGTGACGTCCCGGGTCCAGATCGCAGGTCTCGATCCCTGGCGCCTCGGCGGCGAGATGTGGGGCTGGTACGCCGACGGACGGCTCCGCTCGCTCTGCTACTCGGGCGCCAACCTCGTCCCCATCTGCGCCACCCCCGAGGCCGTCCGGGCCTTCGCCGACCGGGCCCGCCGGGCCGGCCGCCGCTGCTCCTCGATCGTCGGCCCCGCCGAACCCACCGCCCAGCTGTGGCGGCTCCTCGAACCGGGCTGGGGCCCCGCCCGCGAGGTCCGGGCGAACCAGCCGCTGATGGTCACCGAGAGCCCGTCCGCCGACGTGATCCCCGACCCCCTGGTCCGCCGGATCCGCAAGGACGAGATGGACGTCCTGATGCCGGCCTGCGTGGCGATGTTCACCGAGGAGGTCGGCATCTCCCCGCTCGCGGGCGACGGCGGACTCCTCTACCAGGCCCGCGTCGCCGAACTCATCGGAGCCGGCCGCTCCTTCGCCCGGATCGACGACGGCAAGGTCGTCTTCAAGGCGGAGATCGGCGCCGCGACCCCGCAGGCCTGCCAGATCCAGGGCGTCTGGGTCGCCCCCGAACACCGTGGCCGAGGACTCTCCGAGACCGGCATGGCGGCCGTCCTGCGCTACGCGCTCGCCGATGTCGCCCCCCTCGTCAGCCTCTACGTGAACGACTACAACACCCCCGCGCGCCGGTCCTACGCCCGGGTCGGTTTCCAGGAGACCGGCGCGTTCATGAGCGTGCTGTTCTGA